A DNA window from Archocentrus centrarchus isolate MPI-CPG fArcCen1 chromosome 15, fArcCen1, whole genome shotgun sequence contains the following coding sequences:
- the slc17a5 gene encoding sialin: MERYGSDAEEGDQRIPLIRRGREDGVQKAPACCSSRYALAVLSSYGFFVVYSLRVNLSVAMVDMLNSTHQSTANHSGAECPGHADPAVRKHNHTASVYNWDSETQGWILSSFFYGYIVTQVPGGYLAGRFGPKWLMGLGILGTVIFTLITPVAADLGAGYLIAVRVLEGIGEGVTFPAMYTMWAAWAPPLERSRLLTISYIGAQLGTVISLPVSGEIIYYLDWTYVFYIFGAVGLVWFILWALLIFDSPNTHPRISEEERLYITSSLKNELSTSASNIPWRAIVTSTPLLAIVVAHFSYNWTFYTLLTLLPTYMNDILGFSIQQNGFLSALPYMGCAVFAVLSGQIADYLRETCKYRTVVVRKAFSLIGMIGPAVFLVAAGFIGCNYILAVTFLTISSSLGGVSASGFNINHLDIAPSYAGILLGITNTFATIPGMVGPVIARALTQQKTFEEWQIVFYIAAAINLFGAIFYTVFGRGTVQSWAVHTSYIHAD; the protein is encoded by the exons ATGGAGCGTTACGGGTCAGATGCGGAGGAGGGCGACCAGAGAATTCCGCTGATTCGTCGGGGACGCGAAGATGGAGTGCAGAAAG CTCCAGCATGCTGTTCATCGCGCTACGCCCTGGCAGTGCTTTCCTCTTATGGCTTCTTTGTGGTCTACTCCTTGAGGGTGAACCTCAGCGTGGCGATGGTGGACATGCTCAATAGCACCCACCAGTCAACTGCCAACCACAGTGGTGCCGAGTGCCCTGGTCATGCTGACCCTGCAGTACGCAAACACAACCACACG GCCAGTGTGTACAACTGGGACTCAGAGACACAGGGATGGATCCTGAGCTCTTTTTTCTACGGTTACATAGTGACACAAGTCCCTGGGGGCTACCTGGCTGGCCGCTTTGGACCCAAGTGGCTGATGGGCCTTGGAATCCTGGGGACTGTAATTTTTACCCTGATTACCCCTGTGGCTGCTGACCTGGGTGCAGGCTACCTCATTGCTGTCAGAGTGCTGGAAGGGATTGGAGAG GGAGTTACATTCCCGGCAATGTACACCATGTGGGCAGCCTGGGCCCCACCGCTAGAGAGGAGCCGGCTGCTCACCATTTCCTACATTG GAGCACAGCTGGGGACAGTAATAAGCCTTCCTGTGTCTGGTGAAATCATCTACTACCTAGACTGGACCTACGTCTTCTATATATTTG GTGCTGTTGGCCTGGTGTGGTTCATCCTGTGGGCTCTTCTCATCTTTGACAGTCCAAATACCCATCCACGAATATCAGAGGAGGAGAGACTCTATATCACCTCCTCACTTAAGAATGAG CTGTCCACCTCGGCAAGCAACATCCCCTGGCGAGCCATAGTGACATCGACTCCACTGTTGGCCATTGTTGTGGCTCATTTCTCTTACAATTGGACCTTCTATACCCTCCTCACTCTGCTACCAACCTACATGAATGATATCCTGGGATTTAGCATACAGCAG AACGGTTTTCTGTCGGCTCTGCCTTACATGGGATGTGCTGTGTTCGCTGTGCTGAGTGGCCAAATCGCCGACTATCTGCGAGAAACCTGCAAATACCGCACGGTTGTCGTCAGGAAGGCCTTCTCTCTCATTG GAATGATTGGGCCAGCAGTGTTCCTGGTGGCAGCAGGTTTTATTGGCTGCAATTACATCTTGGCTGTGACCTTCCTCACCATCTCCTCTTCTCTCGGAGGAGTGTCAGCCTCTGGCTTCAACATCAACCACCTTGATATTGCTCCTTC GTATGCTGGTATTCTTCTGGGCATCACCAACACCTTTGCCACCATTCCTGGCATGGTGGGACCAGTCATAGCAAGAGCTCTAACCCAGCAG AAAACCTTTGAGGAATGGCAGATTGTGTTCTACATTGCTGCTGCCATCAACCTGTTCGGGGCTATATTCTATACTGTGTTTGGTCGAGGGACAGTGCAGTCCTGGGCTGTCCACACGTCCTACATTCATGCAGACTGA